From Rutidosis leptorrhynchoides isolate AG116_Rl617_1_P2 chromosome 3, CSIRO_AGI_Rlap_v1, whole genome shotgun sequence, a single genomic window includes:
- the LOC139899281 gene encoding photosystem II reaction center W protein, chloroplastic-like: MASISASTPTLLPKKPCLLGLTKTTRIEKVCCSMDKGNEKERSSRLVMTSVSSFVAATTVATMSSPIAMALVDERMSTEGTGLPFGLSNNLLGWILFGVFGLIWTLYFVYTGSLDEDEDSGLSL, translated from the exons ATGGCATCCATTTCAGCTTCCACTCCCACTCTTCTTCCCAAGAAACCTTGTCTTCTTG GGTTAACGAAGACTACAAGAATCGAAAAAGTTTGTTGTTCAATGGATAAAGGTAACGAAAAAGAGAGATCATCGCGATTGGTTATGACAAGTGTGTCATCATTCGTTGCTGCAACAACAGTTGCAACGATGTCAAGTCCAATAGCCATGGCTCTAGTAGACGAGAGAATGAGCACCGAAGGAACGGGGCTACCATTTGGTCTAAGCAACAACCTTCTTGGATGGATTTTGTTTGGTGTGTTTGGATTGATTTGGACACTTTACTTTGTGTACACAGGAAGCCTTGATGAAGATGAAGACTCTGGCCTATCACTTTAA
- the LOC139899280 gene encoding magnesium transporter MRS2-I-like: MAGDGLVVQLDSLSQPASLIKKTAVSRSWVSVDHNGQSTVLDLDKYGVMKRVSIHARDLRILDPLLSYPSAILGREKAIVLNLEHIKAIITTEEVLLRDPLDESVIPIVEELQRRLPPVDINFIGQGDDEESTGVQTDTQTSESNEFPFEFRALEVALEGICSFLDARARELETDAYPALDELTSMISSRNLDRVRKLKSAMTRLTNRVLKVRDELEQLLDDDDDMADLYLSRKMSFASSPSSDGADVTWSPASPTIESKISRASRGTPFSVHDENDVEELEMLLEAYFMQIEATSNKLTTLREYIDDTEDYINIQLDNHRNQLIQLELFLLSGTVSLSVYSLVAAIFGMNIPYPWNNNHGYAFKWVVILAGVLSASIFMSITTYSRHKGLVGS, encoded by the exons ATGGCTGGAGATGGGTTAGTTGTGCAGTTGGATTCACTTTCTCAACCAGCTTCTTTGATCAAGAAAACTGCAGTTTCAAGAAGTTGGGTTTCAGTTGATCATAATGGACAAAGTACAGTTTTGGATCTTGACAAATATGGTGTTATGAAACGAGTATCGATTCATGCTAGAGATTTGAGAATTCTTGATCCATTGTTATCTTATCCGTCTGCGATTTTAGGCAGAGAAAAAGCTATTGTTCTTAATTTAGAG CATATCAAAGCAATAATTACAACTGAAGAG GTACTGCTTCGTGATCCACTTGATGAAAGCGTTATCCCAATAGTCGAAGAACTACAAAGACGCTTGCCACCCGTCGACATCAATTTTATAGGCCAAGGTGATGATGAAGAGAGCACTGGGGTTCAAACCGACACTCAAACTAGCGAATCAAATG AGTTCCCATTTGAATTCCGGGCTCTTGAAGTTGCGCTAGAAGGTATATGTAGTTTTCTAGACGCACGCGCAAGAGAACTAGAAACCGACGCTTACCCTGCGTTAGATGAACTCACCTCCATG ATAAGCAGTCGTAACCTGGATAGGGTGCGTAAGCTCAAGAGTGCTATGACGAGATTAACCAATCGAGTTCTAAAA GTAAGAGATGAACTTGAACAGCTATTGGATGACGATGATGACATGGCGGATCTCTACTTATCGAGGAAAATGTCGTTTGCTTCTTCCCCGAGCAGTGACGGTGCGGACGTAACGTGGTCCCCGGCCTCTCCTACTATCGAATCAAAGATTTCTAGAGCGAGTCGGGGAACACCATTTTCGGTTCATGATGAAAATGACGTTGAGGAACTTGAAATGTTACTTGAG GCTTACTTCATGCAAATTGAAGCAACATCAAATAAGCTAACTACG CTGCGTGAGTACATTGATGATACCGAAGATTACATTAATATTCAG TTGGATAATCATCGAAATCAACTGATTCAG TTGGAACTCTTCCTACTATCTGGGACAGTCTCATTATCTGTTTACTCATTAGTAGCTGCTATTTTTGGTATGAACATTCCATACCCATGGAATAATAACCATGGCTATGCATTCAAATGG GTAGTCATACTTGCTGGAGTACTAAGTGCATCCATCTTCATGTCAATAACAACTTATTCGAGACACAAAGGTCTTGTGGGATCTTGA
- the LOC139899282 gene encoding probable galacturonosyltransferase 6, producing MKQFRRRTRICILSLLFLSVFAPILLLYETKGFIEDLSSLKSRRDLLKLNVLKQEESEGLREPVLNVYKDVNADSFGSLDIGVRTDDSGSDENIESTKVNGDDIDVKLNNGQSQEEEKLLTSGRKGDVGRATLGHDQEQGRRSLDMKIKEMKDQLIRAKAYLNFAIPANNAHLIKELRLRIKELERAMGEVSKDSDLSRRALQRMKAMEVSLSKAARIYPDCSSMVKKLRAMTHNAEELVRVQKQQEAFLVQLAGRTTPKGLHCLSMRLTAEYFNLKSEKRQLPKNPDVHELNLYHFVVFSDNVLACAVVVDSTISSVKDPAKIVIHVVTDSLNFAAISMWFLLRPPKKGSVKIYNMDKFDWFSTKYELPNIEGHDSQDPRYTSTLNHLRFYLPDIFPTLNKVVLLDHDVVVQRDLTQLWRVNMMGKVNGAVKTCQGHDPAFRRVDLLVNLSNPMVAKRFDNETCTWAFGVNVFDLREWRRKNLTNVYNKYLQLGKKKPMWKAGSLPLGWLTFYNQTAGLDHKWHVHGLGYHSGIRQDDIEQAAVIHYDGVMKPWLNIGIEKYKIYWRKHVDYSHPYLQQCNIA from the exons ATGAAGCAATTTCGTCGACGCACGAGGATATGTATCCTCTCCTTGCTGTTTCTATCCGTTTTTGCTCCGATCCTTTTGCTATACG AAACTAAAGGATTTATTGAAGACTTATCTAGTTTG AAAAGCAGGAGGGATTTGCTGAAGTTGAATGTTTTAAAGCAG GAGGAAAGTGAAGGTTTAAGAGAACCTGTTTTAAATGTGTACAAAGATGTAAACGCTGATAGTTTCGGGTCCCTAGATATTGGTGTTAGGACCGATGATTCAGGAAGCGATGAAAACATTGAATCTACGAAAGTAAATG GAGATGATATTGACGTAAAACTGAATAACGGACAGAGCCAGGAAGAGGAAAAGCTGTTAACATCCGGGCGAAAG GGAGATGTTGGCCGTGCAACACTTGGACATGATCAGGAACAAGGACGAAGGTCGCTCGATATGAAGATCAAAGAGATGAAAGATCAGCTGATAAGGGCCAAAGCTTACTTGAATTTTGCAATACCAGCCAACAATGCTCATTTAATAAAGGAGTTACGGTTACGAATTAAAGAATTAGAACGAGCCATGGGAGAAGTTTCCAAAGATTCTGATTTGTCTAGAAG GGCCTTACAGAGGATGAAGGCCATGGAGGTTTCATTATCTAAAGCTGCTCGTATATATCCTGATTGTTCTAGTATGGTGAAGAAACTTCGTGCCATGACTCACAATGCCGAAGAACTCGTTCGAGTACAGAAACAGCAAGAAGCGTTTTTGGTTCAGTTGGCTGGAAGAACAACCCCGAAAGGGCTTCATTGTCTTTCAATGAGGCTTACAGCTGAATATTTCAATCTAAAATCTGAAAAACGACAACTTCCTAAAAACCCAGATGTGCACGAATTAAATCTTTATCACTTTGTTGTGTTCTCTGATAATGTTCTGGCATGCGCAGTGGTAGTGGACTCCACCATTTCTTCTGTGAAG GACCCTGCGAAAATTGTGATCCATGTGGTGACAGATTCACTAAACTTTGCAGCAATTTCAATGTGGTTCTTATTGCGTCCTCCTAAAAAAGGTTCAGTCAAGATATATAACATGGACAAATTTGATTGGTTCTCTACCAAATACGAGCTACCAAATATCGAGGGCCATGATTCACAGGACCCTAGATACACATCTACTCTTAACCACCTCCGATTCTATCTACCAGACATTTTCCCAACATTAAATAAGGTTGTGCTTCTTGACCATGATGTGGTTGTACAAAGGGATTTAACACAACTTTGGAGGGTTAATATGATGGGAAAAGTTAACGGGGCCGTTAAAACTTGTCAAGGGCACGATCCTGCGTTTAGGCGGGTGGATttgttagttaacttatctaatccAATGGTAGCTAAAAGATTTGACAATGAGACGTGCACGTGGGCGTTTGGTGTAAATGTGTTTGACTTGAGAGAGTGGAGGAGGAAGAATTTGACCAATGTTTATAACAAATATCTGCAACTG GGAAAAAAGAAACCGATGTGGAAAGCTGGCAGCTTGCCGCTTGGTTGGTTGACATTTTACAACCAAACAGCAGGGTTGGACCATAAATGGCATGTTCATGGATTAGGATATCATTCTGGGATCAGACAGGATGATATCGAGCAAGCAGCAGTTATTCACTACGATGGAGTTATGAAACCATGGTTAAATATTGGCATCGAAAAATACAAAATATATTGGCGGAAACATGTCGATTACAGTCACCCATATCTGCAGCAGTGCAACATAGCTTGA